Proteins encoded within one genomic window of Trichoderma asperellum chromosome 2, complete sequence:
- a CDS encoding uncharacterized protein (TransMembrane:9 (o239-259i271-296o355-376i383-402o408-433i445-463o483-500i512-534o540-559i)~BUSCO:EOG092D2E2U), with protein MSSNHSSSPPPASQPHLHPHLHPQFQSQFDYPTRPRRRSSITIDTVSTEPFPDFSRSAAAALAEGEREGASTSTFIPASPYAPTGAISASVASSRVGGRPDDSTDIEMEPIVGHRRRKSAAMNSPGLPQAAPGRPMAAGGGRQQHLSANPPDHPDGFEENGGSSSTSVGSGNDDEARGRPSFSDDDLHSDEETGLSNKERARRQKKRQRITQLGQRIVRDKSISAEERQEADKDVVRRLFVNMVLILLWYFFSLSISLYNKWMFDKDRLNFSFPLFTTSLHMVVQFCLSALVLYFVPSLRPQRSHTSDMGRSRHEVEASGATMSKMFYLTRVGPCGAATGLDIGLGNTSLKFISLTFYTMCKSSSLAFVLLFAFAFRLEKPTWRLVAIIATMTLGVILMVFGEVEFKLGGFLLVITAAFFSGFRWGLTQMLLLRNPATSNPFSSIFYLTPVMFLTLILIAIPVEGFGPLWEGLKALSQEWGTFMTPLFLLFPGCIAFLMTASEFALLQRTSVVTLSIAGIFKEVVTISAASLIFKDQLTLINFIGLITTMLAIVAYNYIKITKMREEAQVQVHVRVTDVDADLPSSSASDFENDSSEETAGLLHQNTERGEVLFQAGSLPPPTPRVTRDESMD; from the exons CGCCCTCGACGCCGATCCTCCATTACCATCGACACCGTCTCCACCGAGCCCTTCCCCGATTTCTCTCgatctgccgctgccgccttAGCTGAGGGTGAACGAGAGGGCGCATCCACGAGCACGTTTATACCGGCCTCGCCATATGCTCCCACGGGCGCCATTTCTGCATCAGTGGCTTCCTCGCGGGTCGGTGGACGGCCCGACGACAGTACAGACATCGAGATGGAGCCGATTGTAGGACACAGGAGACGGAAGAGCGCCGCCATGAACTCCCCTGGCCTGCCTCAGGCCGCCCCAGGGAGGCCAATGGCTGCCGGCGGTGGCAGACAACAACACCTTTCAGCCAACCCGCCTGACCACCCGGACGGTTTTGAGGAAAACggagggagcagcagcacatcAGTCGGTTCCGGGAATGACGACGAGGCGAGAGGCAGACCTAGCTTCAGCGACGACGATTTGCACAGCGATGAGGAGACGGGGCTCAGCAACAAAGAGCGCGCCcggaggcagaagaagcgccaAAGGATCACTCAGCTGGGGCAGCGCATTGTGCGCGACAAGAGCATATCGGCAGAGGAGCGCCAGGAGGCGGATAAGGACGTTGTCAGGAGACTATTCGTTAACATGGTCTTGATTCTGCTATGGTACTTTTTCTCGCTGTCAATTTCACTG TACAACAAATGGATGTTCGATAAAGACCGCCTcaacttttctttccctctctttaCCACGTCGTTGCATATGGTGGTACAATTTTGTCTCTCAGCCCTAGTTCTCTATTTTGTACCATCGTTGCGACCACAGCGATCCCACACATCTGATATGGGAAGATCTCGACATGAGGTGGAGGCGAGCGGCGCCACCATGTCAAAGATGTTTTACCTGACGAGAGTTGGGCCCTGCGGTGCGGCCACTGGCCTGGATATTGGCTTGGGCAACACCTCGCTCAAGTTTATTAGCTTGACTTTTTACA CTATGTGCAAATCTTCATCTCTTGCATTTGTTCTTCTGTTCGCATTCGCTTTCCGCCTCGAAAAGCCTACCTGGCGCCTCGTAGCCATCATTGCAACCATGACATTGGGTGTCATCCTCATGGTCTTTGGTGAAGTCGAGTTCAAGCTTGGCGGCTTTCTTCTCGTCATTAcggcggccttcttctccggctTCCGTTGGGGTCTCACACAGATGCTACTTCTCCGCAATCCCGCCACTTCTAACCCATTCTCTAGTATTTTCTACCTCACGCCAGTCATGTTCTTGACTCTCATTCTCATTGCAATTCCTGTTGAAGGCTTTGGCCCCCTATGGGAGGGACTGAAAGCTCTTAGCCAGGAATGGGGAACCTTTATGACGCCTCTGTTCCTCCTTTTCCCTGGTTGCATCGCCTTTTTAATGACAGCATCCGAGTTCGCCCTGCTGCAGCGCACGTCCGTTGTCACGCTCTCCATTGCCGGCATTTTCAAAGAGGTCGTCACCATCTCGGCCGcctctctcatcttcaaggACCAGCTCACCCTCATCAACTTCATTGGCTTGATCACCACAATGCTGGCAATTGTTGCCTACAATTACATCAAGATCACCAAGATGCGCGAGGAGGCTCAGGTCCAAGTCCACGTCCGTGTTACTGACGTCGATGCTGATCTCCCGTCGTCGAGCGCGAGCGACTTCGAGAACGACAGCTCAGAGGAAACAGCAGGGCTCCTTCACCAAAATACAGAAAGAGGCGAAGTGCTGTTCCAAGCCGGCAGCCTGCCGCCACCCACCCCACGAGTTACAAGAGATGAGTCAATGGACTAA